A section of the Agromyces aurantiacus genome encodes:
- a CDS encoding anaerobic C4-dicarboxylate transporter family protein, with product MDVLVFVLEALVVVGAIIMGTRAGGVGVGLWGGLGTFVLVFVFQEAPGSPPAAAMAIILAVVTAAALMQAAGGIDWMVAVAARVIQRHPKQITLIAPLTAFAFSVGAGTSNIIYPLLPVIYDVSYKNGIRPSRPLSLTVVQSGSALAASPVSAAMAAMVTLTDTEPYNLGLTQILAITIPACVIGIVVTALVVNRLGKNLEDDPVVQAKIAAGELADWRVAEQTTTTVDAASTGEAGAVEANDGSDTTAGSATNAGGTATAPPVLTYTKRGRNSALTFFAGVVAIVLLGLFPGLRPSFPVEGGDPVPIDMTTTIVMVMFVVGVLILFIGRPDVKIVPDMSVFKAGMISAIALFGIAWLTATFIAAHEEVIVDTIGSWVNNYVFLFAVAVFLVAALTTSQSTATRTIVPIGLAAGLAPGVVTGMWAGALGGVYTLPANGTQIAAANFDLSGSTKLGTKLFDHSFFVPMLVLSVVTIVVGALIGALLFR from the coding sequence ATGGACGTACTGGTGTTCGTGCTCGAGGCCCTCGTGGTGGTCGGCGCAATCATCATGGGCACGAGGGCCGGTGGCGTGGGGGTCGGTCTCTGGGGCGGGTTGGGCACGTTCGTGCTCGTCTTCGTCTTCCAGGAGGCTCCGGGTTCACCGCCTGCGGCGGCCATGGCGATCATCCTCGCGGTCGTCACGGCGGCCGCGTTGATGCAGGCCGCAGGCGGCATCGACTGGATGGTCGCGGTCGCGGCCAGGGTCATCCAGCGGCATCCGAAGCAGATCACCCTCATCGCCCCGCTGACCGCATTCGCGTTCTCGGTCGGTGCGGGGACGAGCAACATCATCTACCCGTTGCTCCCGGTCATCTACGACGTCTCCTACAAGAACGGCATCCGACCCTCGAGGCCACTGTCGCTCACCGTCGTGCAGTCGGGCAGCGCCCTGGCAGCCTCGCCGGTGTCGGCGGCCATGGCCGCCATGGTGACCCTCACCGACACCGAGCCGTACAACCTCGGCCTCACCCAGATCCTCGCGATCACCATCCCCGCGTGCGTCATCGGCATCGTGGTCACCGCCCTGGTCGTCAACCGGCTGGGGAAGAACCTGGAGGACGACCCAGTGGTCCAGGCGAAGATCGCCGCGGGAGAGCTCGCGGATTGGCGCGTCGCCGAACAGACGACCACGACGGTCGACGCCGCCTCGACCGGCGAGGCCGGCGCGGTCGAGGCGAACGACGGGTCGGACACGACCGCAGGATCCGCGACGAATGCGGGCGGGACGGCCACCGCTCCGCCGGTGCTGACCTACACGAAGCGGGGTCGCAACTCCGCGCTGACCTTCTTCGCCGGAGTCGTGGCCATCGTCCTGCTCGGGCTCTTCCCCGGCCTGCGCCCATCGTTCCCGGTCGAGGGCGGCGACCCCGTGCCGATCGACATGACCACGACGATCGTCATGGTGATGTTCGTCGTCGGCGTGCTGATCCTCTTCATCGGCCGACCCGACGTGAAGATCGTTCCGGACATGTCCGTCTTCAAGGCCGGCATGATCTCGGCCATTGCGCTCTTCGGGATCGCGTGGCTCACCGCGACGTTCATCGCGGCGCACGAGGAGGTCATCGTCGACACGATCGGCAGCTGGGTCAACAATTACGTGTTCCTCTTCGCGGTCGCCGTGTTCCTGGTGGCGGCGCTCACGACCAGCCAGTCCACCGCGACGCGGACGATCGTCCCGATCGGCCTCGCGGCCGGCCTGGCACCGGGCGTCGTGACCGGCATGTGGGCCGGCGCCCTGGGCGGTGTCTACACCCTGCCGGCGAACGGCACCCAGATCGCCGCCGCGAACTTCGACCTGTCCGGCAGCACGAAGCTCGGCACGAAGCTGTTCGACCACAGCTTCTTCGTCCCGATGCTCGTGCTCTCCGTCGTCACCATCGTCGTCGGGGCGCTGATCGGGGCCCTCCTCTTCCGCTGA
- a CDS encoding pyridoxal phosphate-dependent decarboxylase family protein, whose translation MHEVSDETTELVDLVLDYSRRRILATDTPLDKPIPEFELDRLAGRSIDEHGIGAERALAKFEHVLAPSCITTDHPQYLSFIPTAPTKAAIAFDLVVSASALYGGSWLEGAGAVYAENEVLAWLAKEFGLPATAGGVFVQGGTLGNLSALVAAREHARLEVTLAGGEMPTRWKVVCSGEAHSSIASAARVMDVDVVAVAAGDDGMLRGDAVRAALEEHGASVFAVVATAGSTNFGIVDDLASIAALKDEFEFWLHVDGAYGLAGMLSPLARDRFAGVERADSVIVDPHKWLFAPFDACALIYRDPEAGRRAHTQHAEYLDTLTETSEWSPSDYAAHLTRRARGLPLWFSLATHGAATYREAVTASIRLAHDIAREIERRDGFRLVRAPQLSVVVFERDGWTKADYDAWSARLLDEQHAFVTPSSHAGRPNTRFAIVNPATTFEQLVAILDTMA comes from the coding sequence ATGCACGAGGTCTCCGACGAGACCACTGAGCTCGTCGATCTCGTGCTCGACTACTCGCGCCGCCGCATCCTCGCGACCGACACGCCGCTCGACAAGCCCATCCCCGAGTTCGAGCTCGACCGCCTCGCCGGGCGCAGCATCGACGAGCACGGCATCGGCGCCGAGCGGGCGCTCGCCAAGTTCGAGCACGTGCTCGCGCCGTCGTGCATCACGACCGACCACCCGCAGTACCTCTCGTTCATCCCGACCGCGCCGACCAAGGCCGCGATCGCGTTCGACCTCGTCGTCTCGGCCAGCGCCCTGTACGGCGGCTCGTGGCTCGAGGGGGCGGGCGCCGTCTACGCCGAGAACGAGGTGCTGGCCTGGCTCGCGAAGGAGTTCGGCCTCCCGGCCACCGCCGGCGGCGTCTTCGTGCAGGGCGGCACCCTCGGCAACCTCTCGGCGCTCGTCGCCGCGCGCGAGCACGCGCGGCTCGAGGTGACCCTCGCCGGCGGCGAGATGCCGACCCGATGGAAGGTCGTCTGCAGCGGCGAGGCGCACTCGTCGATCGCGTCGGCGGCGCGCGTCATGGACGTCGACGTGGTCGCGGTCGCGGCGGGCGACGACGGGATGCTCCGTGGCGACGCCGTGCGCGCCGCGCTCGAGGAGCACGGGGCATCCGTCTTCGCCGTCGTCGCCACCGCGGGCTCGACGAACTTCGGCATCGTCGACGACCTCGCCTCGATCGCGGCCCTGAAGGACGAGTTCGAGTTCTGGCTGCACGTCGACGGCGCCTACGGCCTCGCCGGCATGCTCTCGCCCCTCGCGCGCGACCGCTTCGCGGGCGTCGAGCGCGCGGACTCGGTGATCGTCGACCCGCACAAGTGGCTGTTCGCGCCGTTCGACGCCTGCGCGCTGATCTACCGCGACCCCGAGGCGGGGCGCCGCGCGCACACCCAGCACGCCGAGTACCTCGACACGCTCACCGAGACCAGCGAGTGGAGCCCGTCGGACTATGCCGCGCACCTCACCCGCCGGGCCCGCGGGCTTCCGCTGTGGTTCTCGCTCGCCACGCACGGCGCGGCCACCTACCGTGAGGCCGTCACCGCCTCGATCCGGCTCGCGCACGACATCGCGCGCGAGATCGAGCGCCGCGACGGGTTCCGCCTCGTGCGTGCGCCCCAGCTGTCGGTCGTCGTGTTCGAGCGCGACGGCTGGACGAAGGCCGACTACGACGCCTGGTCGGCCCGGCTGCTCGACGAGCAGCACGCGTTCGTCACGCCGAGCTCGCACGCCGGCCGCCCGAACACGCGCTTCGCGATCGTGAACCCGGCGACGACGTTCGAGCAGCTGGTCGCGATCCTCGACACCATGGCCTGA
- a CDS encoding N-formylglutamate amidohydrolase, protein MDDSVPVLIPSGRVFTPDELIFYADRDGRTLDEAIADADLLVSCPHSGAAIPEELAAFLAPQFTHRLQYDFSDVSTSAIVRRWAELDPRVVYVENPHPRIVRDPNRARPDDLGAKLREAVARVRAAGPYQRVDLTGVDAIRPVTFSFFPLLVIPDEGEELDRMVAMFEEVAERGLGVYERTRDELRERFVAAKFAASRADGRPRRFTTLSFHDTMNHTTTRDGAVRVERDPKDRLPAIVALSNRGDHDGEPRDVDPPDPVTMRPDLVRELAAAHRLGFAAGSADDVQLNQPYLGSQEIIASGARFRELAGDADAAGVTLSAVQAEFLREFLLGERNAAVLARPGTGWVEPDPDHVDRIARACMASWDVFRESA, encoded by the coding sequence ATGGACGATTCCGTGCCGGTGCTCATCCCGTCCGGCAGGGTCTTCACCCCGGACGAGCTGATCTTCTACGCCGATCGCGACGGGCGGACCCTCGACGAGGCGATCGCCGACGCCGACCTCCTCGTCAGCTGCCCGCACTCGGGCGCGGCGATTCCCGAGGAGCTCGCCGCGTTCCTGGCGCCCCAGTTCACGCACCGGCTCCAGTACGACTTCTCCGACGTGTCGACCAGCGCGATCGTGCGGCGCTGGGCCGAGCTCGATCCGCGCGTCGTCTACGTCGAGAACCCGCATCCGCGCATCGTCCGCGATCCGAATCGAGCGCGGCCCGACGACCTGGGCGCGAAGCTCCGCGAGGCGGTCGCGCGCGTGCGAGCCGCCGGACCGTACCAGCGGGTCGACCTCACGGGGGTCGACGCCATCCGGCCGGTGACGTTCTCGTTCTTCCCGCTCCTCGTGATCCCGGACGAGGGCGAGGAGCTGGATCGGATGGTCGCGATGTTCGAGGAGGTCGCCGAACGCGGCCTCGGCGTGTACGAGCGCACGCGCGACGAGCTGCGCGAGCGCTTCGTCGCCGCCAAGTTCGCGGCCTCCCGCGCCGACGGCCGGCCGCGCCGGTTCACGACGCTCTCGTTCCACGACACCATGAACCACACGACCACGCGCGACGGAGCGGTGCGCGTCGAGCGCGACCCGAAGGACCGCCTGCCCGCGATCGTGGCGCTGTCGAACCGCGGCGACCACGACGGCGAGCCGCGCGACGTCGACCCGCCCGATCCCGTGACGATGCGCCCCGACCTCGTCCGCGAGCTCGCCGCCGCCCATCGCCTCGGGTTCGCCGCCGGGTCGGCCGACGACGTGCAGCTGAACCAGCCGTACCTCGGCAGCCAGGAGATCATCGCCTCGGGTGCCCGGTTCCGCGAGCTCGCGGGCGACGCGGATGCCGCCGGCGTCACGCTCTCGGCCGTGCAGGCCGAGTTCCTGCGTGAGTTCCTGCTCGGCGAACGGAACGCGGCCGTGCTCGCCCGACCCGGCACGGGATGGGTCGAGCCCGACCCCGACCACGTGGACCGGATCGCGCGGGCGTGCATGGCGTCGTGGGACGTGTTCCGCGAATCGGCCTGA
- a CDS encoding DUF2945 domain-containing protein produces MVAVHDRVSWATSQGRTRGRVVERRTADFTFDGQRFTASDDDPAFIVESEKTGARAAHTGSALRVLKK; encoded by the coding sequence ATGGTCGCCGTGCACGACCGCGTCAGCTGGGCGACGTCGCAGGGACGCACCCGAGGCCGCGTCGTCGAGCGCCGTACCGCCGACTTCACGTTCGACGGCCAGCGATTCACCGCATCAGACGACGACCCCGCCTTCATCGTCGAGAGCGAGAAGACCGGCGCGCGAGCCGCGCACACGGGGTCGGCGCTCCGAGTGCTGAAGAAGTAG